Proteins from one Synechococcales cyanobacterium CNB genomic window:
- a CDS encoding radical SAM protein, translating into MKCPPGSAIGDRKRRFVLKGGSLPGQGRNRDATSRQYPMPAATLPAPTAPPFADPRLHAIRDKALAGERLTLDDGDLLYTTRDIWTVCELADTVRRRLHGDAAYYNVNRHFNYSNVCALSCKFCDFYAKRGDAHAYTRSLDDARAEARRAVDAGATEIHIVGGLDPYLPWDYYPDLLRAIRDEAPTLHIKAFTAVEIVHLARIAKVYKQADRRAGIRWVLELLIDAGLGSLPGGGAEVFDDRVHDEAFKGKIRSDVWLDVHRTAHELGLNTNATILYGHVEDRHERLVHMDMLRCAQDEALARMGYERIKPSSHQGAGGAITLTRPGVPLPQPDRRLSTHRSPDPSPCGYFQTIIPLPFFPDGSELQHLPGPSGLENLRTLAVARLMLDNFPHVKAFWIMQTLPMAQLMLQCGADDIDGTVVWYDITKVGGATTHQEVDVWTLQKAIREAGFTPIERDTLYRRVEREAQHAQSRGL; encoded by the coding sequence ATGAAGTGCCCGCCCGGAAGCGCGATCGGCGACCGAAAGCGTCGTTTCGTACTCAAGGGCGGGAGTCTACCGGGCCAGGGTCGAAACCGCGACGCTACGAGCCGACAATACCCCATGCCCGCAGCCACACTCCCCGCTCCCACCGCCCCGCCCTTCGCCGACCCGCGCCTCCACGCCATCCGCGACAAGGCGCTCGCCGGCGAACGCCTCACGCTCGACGACGGCGACCTCCTCTACACCACACGCGACATCTGGACAGTCTGCGAACTGGCCGACACCGTCCGCCGACGCCTCCACGGCGACGCCGCCTACTACAACGTCAACCGCCATTTCAACTATTCCAACGTCTGCGCCCTCTCCTGCAAGTTCTGCGACTTCTACGCCAAGCGCGGCGATGCCCACGCCTACACCCGCTCGCTCGACGACGCCCGCGCCGAGGCCCGCCGCGCCGTCGATGCGGGTGCGACCGAGATCCACATCGTCGGCGGCCTCGACCCCTACCTGCCTTGGGACTACTACCCCGACCTTCTCCGCGCCATCCGCGACGAAGCCCCGACCCTGCACATCAAGGCCTTCACCGCCGTCGAGATCGTCCACCTCGCCAGGATCGCGAAGGTCTACAAGCAGGCCGACCGGCGCGCCGGCATCCGCTGGGTGCTCGAACTCCTCATCGACGCCGGCCTCGGCTCGCTCCCCGGCGGCGGCGCGGAGGTCTTCGACGACCGCGTCCACGACGAGGCCTTCAAGGGCAAAATCCGTTCCGACGTCTGGCTCGACGTTCACCGCACCGCGCACGAGCTCGGCCTCAACACCAACGCCACCATCCTCTACGGACACGTCGAGGACCGACACGAGCGGCTCGTCCACATGGACATGCTGCGGTGCGCACAGGACGAGGCCCTGGCGAGGATGGGGTACGAAAGGATCAAGCCATCAAGCCACCAAGGCGCCGGCGGCGCGATCACGCTCACTCGCCCGGGCGTGCCCCTCCCGCAGCCGGATCGACGCCTCTCGACCCATCGATCCCCTGATCCCTCGCCGTGCGGCTACTTCCAGACCATCATCCCCCTCCCCTTCTTCCCCGATGGCAGCGAGCTCCAACACCTCCCCGGCCCCAGCGGCCTGGAAAACCTCCGCACGCTCGCCGTCGCACGGCTCATGCTCGACAACTTCCCCCACGTCAAGGCCTTCTGGATCATGCAGACCCTCCCCATGGCCCAACTCATGCTCCAGTGCGGCGCGGACGACATCGACGGCACCGTCGTCTGGTACGACATCACCAAAGTCGGCGGCGCAACCACCCACCAGGAAGTCGATGTCTGGACCCTCCAGAAAGCCATACGCGAAGCCGGCTTCACACCCATCGAACGCGACACCCTCTACCGCCGCGTCGAACGCGAAGCCCAACACGCTCAGAGCCGCGGGCTTTAG
- a CDS encoding zinc-binding dehydrogenase — translation MRAIVVVRQGSPVAPNVSLRADWPDVGPPGRGCVVVRTLCSAFNHMDLWVGRGVPGLDLGYPRVSGCDGCGVVESAGEDVDAAWVGRRVIFNAAVRILRGARADDPPGSTLAPEYELIGEHRFGAHAERFVVPADNLADVGETDPVEAAAFGLCALTAWSMMVTKAGLRAGQSVVITGIGGGVATAALAIARHFGCAAAVTSRHPWKLERARELGAACLIHDTGQDWSKEVRAWTKKRGVDVAVDSVGKATHLACIRSLARGGAYVTPGCTTGPDATTDLARIFWNQLRVLGSTMGSNEEFREVASLLRAGAMRPAVDRVFRPEECVEAYGRIEAGEQFGKVVVDWR, via the coding sequence ATGAGAGCCATCGTGGTCGTTCGTCAGGGGTCGCCGGTTGCTCCGAACGTCTCGCTGCGCGCGGACTGGCCGGACGTGGGGCCGCCGGGGCGTGGGTGCGTGGTCGTGCGGACGCTGTGCTCGGCGTTCAACCACATGGACTTGTGGGTGGGGCGTGGGGTGCCGGGGCTGGACCTCGGGTACCCGCGGGTGTCGGGGTGCGACGGGTGCGGCGTGGTGGAGTCGGCCGGCGAAGACGTGGACGCGGCGTGGGTTGGTCGGCGGGTGATCTTCAACGCGGCCGTGCGGATTCTGCGGGGAGCGAGGGCGGATGATCCGCCCGGCTCGACGCTCGCGCCCGAGTATGAGTTGATCGGCGAGCACCGGTTCGGGGCGCACGCGGAGCGGTTTGTCGTGCCGGCGGACAACCTGGCGGACGTGGGGGAGACGGACCCGGTGGAGGCCGCGGCGTTCGGGCTGTGTGCGCTGACGGCGTGGTCGATGATGGTGACGAAGGCGGGGCTGCGGGCCGGGCAGAGCGTGGTGATCACGGGGATCGGGGGGGGGGTGGCGACGGCCGCGCTGGCGATCGCGCGGCACTTCGGGTGCGCGGCGGCGGTGACGAGCCGGCACCCGTGGAAACTGGAGCGGGCGCGCGAACTGGGAGCGGCGTGCCTGATCCACGACACGGGGCAGGACTGGTCGAAGGAAGTCCGGGCGTGGACGAAGAAGCGCGGCGTGGACGTGGCGGTGGACTCGGTGGGCAAGGCGACGCACTTGGCGTGCATCCGAAGCCTGGCGAGGGGGGGGGCGTACGTGACGCCGGGCTGCACCACCGGGCCGGACGCGACCACGGACCTGGCGCGCATCTTCTGGAACCAGCTGCGCGTGCTCGGGTCCACGATGGGGTCGAACGAGGAGTTTCGCGAGGTGGCGAGCCTGCTGCGGGCGGGCGCGATGCGGCCGGCGGTGGACCGGGTGTTCCGGCCCGAGGAGTGCGTCGAGGCGTACGGACGGATTGAGGCGGGGGAGCAGTTCGGGAAGGTGGTTGTGGATTGGAGGTAG
- a CDS encoding 50S ribosomal protein L19, protein MQQMIESINAGQLKSDVPVMDIGDTINVHARIVEGDKERIQVYQGVLISRKGRGINEMITVRRVVDDVGIERTWPINSPLIAKFEVVRRGDARRAKLYFLRDRAGKSRRLRDRRRGLKHVAGQPTVQG, encoded by the coding sequence ATGCAGCAGATGATCGAGAGCATCAACGCCGGGCAGTTGAAGTCCGACGTGCCGGTCATGGACATCGGCGACACGATCAACGTGCACGCCCGCATCGTGGAGGGCGACAAGGAACGCATCCAGGTGTACCAGGGCGTGCTGATCTCGCGCAAGGGGCGCGGGATCAACGAGATGATCACGGTGCGGCGCGTGGTGGACGACGTGGGGATCGAGCGGACGTGGCCGATCAACTCGCCGTTGATCGCGAAGTTCGAGGTCGTCCGGCGCGGCGACGCCCGGCGGGCGAAGCTCTACTTCCTGCGCGACCGCGCGGGCAAGAGCCGTCGTCTGCGCGACCGCCGCCGGGGCCTGAAGCACGTGGCCGGTCAGCCGACTGTGCAGGGGTGA
- a CDS encoding tRNA (guanine(37)-N(1))-methyltransferase has protein sequence MGALRFDILTTFPEVFAAEPPGALGVSIPARARAAGLVEWHAHDLRAYTTDKHQKTDDRPFGGGPGMVMTCQPLWDAVRVVEAADARPVTRVLLTPQGVRLTQDLVRELAARPRLLLIAGRYEGIDERVIERLAPLEVSLGDYVLSGGEIAAMALMDAIIRLLPGALGDEDSATEDSFGGVPTTDPNGSPIDPRLARELGIPEGARLLDCPHYTRPRVWEGMEVPEVLVSGDHRAVARWRLEEMVRRTRERRPDLLGAERAASGAIDPCPERA, from the coding sequence ATGGGTGCGCTGCGGTTCGACATCCTGACGACGTTTCCGGAGGTCTTCGCGGCCGAGCCGCCGGGCGCGCTGGGGGTATCGATCCCGGCGCGTGCGCGTGCGGCGGGGCTGGTCGAGTGGCACGCGCACGACCTGCGTGCGTACACGACGGACAAGCACCAGAAGACGGACGACCGGCCCTTCGGTGGGGGGCCGGGGATGGTGATGACGTGCCAGCCGCTGTGGGACGCGGTACGGGTGGTCGAGGCGGCGGACGCTCGTCCGGTGACACGGGTGCTGCTCACGCCGCAGGGCGTGCGGCTGACGCAGGATCTGGTGCGCGAGCTGGCGGCTCGGCCCCGGCTGCTGCTGATCGCGGGGCGGTACGAAGGGATCGACGAGCGTGTGATCGAGCGGCTGGCGCCGCTGGAGGTGTCGCTGGGGGACTACGTGCTGTCGGGCGGCGAGATCGCGGCGATGGCGCTGATGGACGCGATCATCCGGTTGCTGCCTGGCGCGCTGGGGGATGAGGACTCGGCGACGGAGGACTCGTTCGGGGGTGTGCCGACGACGGACCCGAACGGCTCGCCGATCGACCCGAGGCTTGCGCGTGAGTTGGGCATTCCGGAAGGTGCGAGGCTGCTGGACTGTCCGCACTACACGAGGCCGCGGGTGTGGGAGGGTATGGAGGTGCCTGAGGTGCTGGTGAGCGGGGACCACCGGGCGGTGGCGCGGTGGAGGCTGGAGGAGATGGTGAGGCGGACGCGAGAGCGGCGCCCGGATTTGCTGGGGGCTGAGCGGGCGGCCTCGGGGGCGATAGACCCCTGTCCCGAGCGGGCATAG
- the rpsP gene encoding 30S ribosomal protein S16 — translation MVRIRLQRLGRRNRPFYRINAIAKRTRRDGRVIENLGWYDPVASDPAKQVSVNGERVRHWLSVGAQPSDTVRDLLARLDLLTAEERKAWEAQREIDRKRVEARKAATPAAAEA, via the coding sequence ATGGTTCGGATCAGGCTTCAGCGTCTGGGGCGTCGCAACCGCCCGTTCTATCGCATCAACGCGATCGCCAAGCGCACCCGGCGTGACGGGCGCGTGATCGAGAACCTCGGGTGGTACGACCCGGTGGCGTCGGACCCTGCCAAGCAGGTGAGCGTGAACGGCGAGCGCGTGCGGCACTGGTTGAGCGTCGGCGCGCAGCCGAGCGACACGGTGCGCGACCTGCTCGCGCGGCTCGACCTGCTGACGGCCGAGGAGCGCAAGGCGTGGGAGGCGCAGCGGGAGATCGACCGCAAGCGCGTGGAGGCCCGGAAGGCGGCCACGCCGGCGGCGGCCGAGGCCTGA
- a CDS encoding type 1 glutamine amidotransferase, which translates to MARIIVLQHSPEGVPGRIGVTLRDHGLRLDVRRLDLLGAPALPTDLDDVAGVLSLGGPQNVGESHDWMDAELAFLKAAHQAELPVIGVCLGSQLIAAALGGDVAPMNRPEYGFAPVDVTIPGQTETILAGIPWRHEQFHAHGHEVTRLPDGATLLASSQACKVQAYRAGLRTFGFQFHFECDRVMIGRMAERSRDELAALGLSPEEIDRQASLHYERYALVSDRLAVNLATYCFPAVRLLAV; encoded by the coding sequence ATGGCACGCATCATCGTCCTCCAGCACAGCCCCGAAGGCGTCCCCGGGCGCATCGGCGTCACGCTCCGCGACCACGGCCTCCGTCTCGACGTCCGCCGACTGGACCTCCTCGGCGCACCCGCCCTCCCGACCGACCTCGACGACGTCGCGGGCGTCCTCTCCCTCGGCGGACCGCAGAACGTCGGCGAGTCCCACGACTGGATGGACGCCGAACTCGCCTTCCTCAAGGCAGCCCACCAGGCCGAACTCCCCGTCATCGGCGTCTGCCTCGGCTCCCAACTCATCGCGGCCGCGCTCGGCGGCGACGTCGCCCCCATGAATCGCCCCGAATACGGCTTCGCCCCCGTCGACGTCACCATCCCCGGTCAGACCGAGACCATCCTCGCCGGCATCCCTTGGCGACACGAGCAGTTCCACGCCCACGGCCACGAGGTCACGCGCCTCCCCGACGGCGCGACCCTCCTCGCCTCCTCGCAGGCGTGCAAGGTCCAGGCCTACCGCGCCGGTCTCCGCACCTTCGGCTTCCAGTTCCACTTCGAGTGCGACCGTGTCATGATCGGCCGCATGGCCGAACGCTCCCGAGACGAACTCGCAGCCCTCGGCCTCTCCCCCGAAGAGATCGACCGCCAGGCCTCGCTCCACTACGAGCGCTACGCCCTCGTCAGCGACCGCCTCGCCGTCAACCTTGCCACGTACTGCTTCCCCGCGGTCCGTCTCCTCGCGGTCTGA
- a CDS encoding DUF1501 domain-containing protein, with the protein MNDRVPDIARCALMTRRHFLGRSGAGLGAVALAMLMGDDLRAGSVGSGVSDPLRPRPPHFAPRARRVIYLHMAGSPPQQDLFDYKPALNELDGKPCPADLLAGERFAFIKGHPKVLGTPYRFARHGENGMWVSELLPHLSGITDELCFVRSMHTEQFNHAPAQLFLYTGSSILGRPSMGSWVAYGLGSETRDLPGFVVLVSGGNTPDAGKSVWGSGFLPSVYQGVQCRSSGDPVLYVNDPAGMSRDSRRRALDALADLNRAHHAATGDPETLTRIEQYELAFRMQASVPEVMDISREPRETLEMYGAEPGAPSFANNCLLARRLCERGVRFVQLFDWGWDTHGTGPHDDIVTQLPLKCRQTDRPVAALIRDLKRRGMLDDTLVVWSGEFGRTCMNEERDGSKFLGRDHHPHAFTMWMAGGGVRRGLVYGATDDLGYRVTENPVHVHDLQATILHLLGFDHERLTYRFQGRDFRLTDVHGRVASDLLA; encoded by the coding sequence ATGAACGATCGCGTGCCGGACATCGCTCGTTGTGCGCTGATGACTCGGCGGCACTTTCTGGGGCGGTCCGGGGCCGGGCTTGGTGCGGTCGCGCTGGCGATGCTGATGGGTGACGACCTGCGGGCGGGGAGCGTGGGGTCGGGTGTTTCCGATCCGTTGCGTCCGAGGCCGCCGCACTTTGCGCCGCGGGCGCGGCGTGTGATCTACCTGCACATGGCGGGTTCGCCGCCGCAGCAGGACCTGTTCGATTACAAGCCTGCGCTGAACGAGTTGGACGGCAAGCCGTGCCCCGCGGACCTGCTGGCGGGCGAGCGGTTCGCGTTCATCAAGGGGCACCCGAAGGTGCTGGGGACGCCGTACCGATTCGCGCGGCACGGCGAGAACGGGATGTGGGTTTCGGAGTTGCTGCCGCACCTCTCGGGGATCACGGATGAGTTGTGCTTCGTGAGGTCGATGCACACGGAGCAGTTCAACCATGCGCCCGCGCAGTTGTTCCTGTACACGGGATCGTCGATCCTCGGGCGTCCGTCGATGGGGTCGTGGGTGGCGTACGGTCTTGGGAGCGAGACTCGCGACCTGCCGGGGTTCGTGGTGCTGGTATCGGGCGGGAACACGCCGGACGCGGGCAAGAGCGTGTGGGGGAGCGGGTTCCTGCCGAGCGTGTACCAGGGGGTGCAGTGCCGGTCGTCGGGCGACCCGGTGCTGTACGTGAACGATCCGGCGGGGATGTCGCGGGACTCTCGGCGTCGGGCGCTGGATGCGCTTGCGGACCTGAACCGGGCGCACCACGCCGCGACGGGCGACCCGGAGACGCTGACACGGATCGAGCAGTACGAGTTGGCGTTCCGGATGCAGGCGTCGGTGCCGGAGGTGATGGACATCTCGCGCGAGCCGCGCGAGACGCTGGAGATGTACGGGGCGGAGCCGGGCGCGCCGTCGTTCGCGAACAACTGCCTGCTGGCGAGGCGGTTGTGCGAGCGCGGGGTGCGGTTCGTGCAGTTGTTCGACTGGGGGTGGGACACGCACGGGACGGGTCCGCACGACGACATCGTGACGCAGTTGCCGCTGAAGTGCCGACAGACGGACCGGCCGGTGGCCGCGCTGATCCGGGATCTGAAGCGTCGCGGGATGCTCGACGACACGCTGGTGGTGTGGTCGGGTGAGTTCGGCCGGACGTGCATGAACGAGGAGCGCGACGGGTCGAAGTTCCTGGGTCGCGACCACCACCCCCACGCGTTCACGATGTGGATGGCAGGGGGGGGCGTGCGGCGTGGGCTGGTGTACGGGGCGACGGACGATCTCGGGTATCGCGTGACGGAGAACCCCGTGCACGTGCACGATCTTCAGGCGACGATCCTGCACCTTCTCGGGTTCGACCACGAGCGGCTGACGTACCGGTTCCAGGGGCGGGACTTCCGGCTGACGGACGTGCACGGCCGGGTGGCGTCGGACCTGCTGGCGTGA
- a CDS encoding DUF1553 domain-containing protein produces the protein MRRGAARGSWSDGHPVSTALYCCTAIVATLVVLAVFVVRPSATPPVTGVVFGASGEPDPSAVSYTRDVRPILSNRCFKCHGPDESAREAGLRLDTFEGATGVLRRGGRAVVPGEPDAGELVRRVTSVDAEERMPPSEAGAPLTAREVETLRRWIAEGGRYEPHWSFVAPRRPEPPRVSDERWVRNEIDRFVLARLDREGIRPSAEADRATLIRRVSLDLTGLPPTPAEVEAFVGDARPGAWERVVDRLLASPAYGERMAAAWLDQARYADTKGYEADRRRTMWPWRDWVIRAFNADVPYDRFIAEQLAGDLLPDAGAEGLVATAFHRNTMTNDEGGTDDEEFRVAAVVDRVNTTMQVFMGLTMACAQCHTHKYDPITHTDYYRVFAVFNTTLDADRMDEAPTLPVPVPEREADLARARAIVEHAERLPERVAEALARVGSRSGGGSAGDSEAELRAFLDDGIARARAGLAAVEATLPQLPIMREQSVEERRTTRRMERGSFLSPAEVVEAGAPSAFHAWPEGAPRDRLGFARWLTDDANPLTARVAVNRVWEQLFGAGLVETSEDFGVQGTLPSHPELLDWLATGLVRDGWSVKRLVRSIVMSATYRQSSVATAAALERDPGNRLLARGPRFRLDAETIRDQSLAVSGLLSRKMYGPSVFPPQPEGVWSIVYNADRWETSGGEDRYRRALYTFWRRTSPHPMLTTFDAPSREFCLPRRIRTNTPLQALVTMNDPALVEAAQALARRLVAEGGADAASRARYAVRLCLARAATEREVERLVALFESESAHYRERPGDAAALATDPLGPLPEGVDAAEAAAWTAVANVLLNLDEFLTRG, from the coding sequence ATGAGGCGGGGCGCGGCTCGCGGATCGTGGAGCGACGGGCATCCCGTTTCCACGGCGCTGTACTGTTGTACCGCCATCGTGGCGACGCTGGTTGTGCTCGCGGTGTTCGTCGTCAGGCCGAGCGCAACCCCTCCGGTGACGGGCGTCGTGTTTGGGGCGTCGGGCGAGCCTGACCCGTCGGCGGTGTCGTACACGCGTGACGTTCGCCCGATCCTGTCGAACCGGTGCTTCAAGTGCCACGGGCCTGATGAGTCGGCGCGTGAGGCGGGTTTGCGGCTGGACACGTTCGAGGGGGCGACGGGCGTGCTGCGGCGGGGCGGGCGTGCGGTCGTGCCGGGCGAGCCGGACGCGGGCGAGTTGGTTCGGCGCGTGACGAGCGTGGATGCGGAGGAGCGGATGCCGCCGTCGGAGGCGGGAGCGCCGCTGACGGCGCGGGAAGTCGAGACGCTGCGCCGGTGGATCGCGGAGGGAGGGCGATACGAGCCGCACTGGTCGTTCGTGGCTCCGCGCCGTCCCGAGCCGCCGCGGGTGAGCGATGAGCGATGGGTTCGCAACGAGATCGATCGTTTCGTGCTGGCGCGGCTGGATCGGGAGGGGATTCGGCCGTCGGCGGAGGCGGATCGTGCGACGCTGATCCGGCGTGTGTCGCTGGACCTGACCGGCCTGCCGCCGACGCCGGCGGAAGTGGAGGCGTTCGTCGGCGACGCGAGGCCGGGCGCGTGGGAGCGCGTGGTGGATCGGCTTCTGGCATCGCCTGCGTATGGGGAGCGGATGGCGGCGGCGTGGCTGGACCAGGCGCGGTATGCGGACACGAAGGGGTACGAGGCGGACCGTCGGCGGACGATGTGGCCGTGGCGTGACTGGGTGATCCGGGCGTTCAACGCGGACGTGCCGTATGACCGGTTCATCGCGGAGCAACTGGCCGGCGACCTGCTTCCGGACGCGGGCGCCGAGGGGCTGGTGGCGACGGCGTTTCACAGGAACACGATGACGAACGACGAGGGCGGTACGGACGACGAGGAGTTCCGCGTGGCGGCGGTGGTGGACCGCGTGAACACGACGATGCAGGTGTTCATGGGGCTGACGATGGCGTGCGCGCAGTGCCACACGCACAAGTACGATCCGATCACGCACACGGACTATTACCGCGTGTTCGCGGTGTTCAACACGACGCTGGACGCGGACCGGATGGACGAGGCGCCGACGCTGCCGGTCCCCGTGCCGGAGCGAGAGGCGGATCTGGCGAGGGCGCGTGCGATCGTGGAGCACGCGGAGCGGCTGCCGGAGCGTGTTGCGGAGGCGTTGGCGCGGGTGGGTTCGCGGTCCGGCGGCGGATCGGCGGGTGATTCGGAGGCGGAACTCCGCGCGTTCCTTGATGACGGGATTGCGCGGGCGAGGGCCGGCCTAGCCGCGGTGGAAGCGACGCTGCCGCAACTGCCGATCATGCGAGAGCAGTCGGTGGAGGAGCGGCGAACGACGCGCCGGATGGAGCGTGGTTCGTTCCTGTCGCCGGCGGAGGTTGTGGAGGCGGGCGCCCCATCGGCGTTCCATGCGTGGCCGGAGGGCGCACCGCGTGATCGGCTCGGGTTCGCGCGCTGGCTGACGGACGACGCGAACCCGCTGACGGCGCGCGTCGCGGTCAACCGGGTGTGGGAGCAGTTGTTCGGGGCGGGGCTGGTGGAGACGTCGGAGGACTTCGGCGTGCAGGGAACGCTGCCTTCGCACCCCGAGTTGCTGGACTGGCTGGCGACAGGGCTTGTGCGCGACGGGTGGAGCGTCAAGCGGCTCGTGCGTTCGATCGTGATGAGCGCGACGTACCGGCAGTCGTCGGTGGCGACAGCGGCCGCGCTGGAGCGTGACCCGGGGAATCGTCTGCTGGCGCGGGGGCCTCGGTTCCGGCTTGACGCGGAGACAATCCGGGACCAGTCGCTTGCGGTGTCGGGGTTGTTGTCGCGGAAGATGTACGGGCCGTCGGTGTTCCCGCCGCAGCCGGAGGGAGTGTGGTCGATCGTGTACAACGCGGACCGATGGGAGACGAGCGGGGGGGAGGACCGGTACCGCCGAGCGCTGTACACGTTCTGGCGGCGGACCAGCCCGCACCCGATGCTGACGACGTTCGACGCGCCGAGCCGGGAGTTCTGCCTTCCGCGGCGGATTCGGACGAACACGCCGCTGCAGGCGCTGGTGACGATGAACGACCCCGCGTTGGTGGAAGCGGCGCAGGCGCTGGCGCGGCGGCTGGTGGCGGAGGGGGGGGCAGACGCGGCGTCGCGGGCGCGGTACGCGGTGCGGCTGTGCCTGGCGCGTGCAGCGACGGAGCGTGAGGTGGAGCGGCTGGTCGCGCTGTTCGAGAGCGAGTCGGCGCACTACCGCGAGCGGCCCGGGGATGCGGCCGCGCTGGCGACGGATCCGCTGGGGCCGCTGCCGGAGGGGGTCGATGCGGCGGAGGCGGCGGCGTGGACGGCGGTTGCGAACGTGCTGCTGAACCTCGACGAGTTTCTGACGAGAGGCTGA
- a CDS encoding DUF1501 domain-containing protein — translation MDPAREYRLLMTRRQLLGRMATGIGTAALASLLNPRLFASSPDLGGVAGRVPHFAPRAKRVIYMFMSGGPSHLDLFQPKPRLRELHDTDLPDSVRMGQRITGMTSGQDRLPIAASLFEFRRHGRCGAWVSELLPHTASIVDDLTFVHTVNTEAINHDPAITYIQTGAQQPGRPSMGAWLSYGLGSETTALPAFVVMISNSVPRPTQALFDRLWGAGFLPAAHQGVKFRGAGDPVLYLSDPPGIDRERRRRMIDTANSLNRMAHEAFGDPEINARIQQYEMAYSMQESVPDLADLADEPSSTFELYGPDSRTPGTFAANCLLARRLCERGVRFVQLFHRDWDHHGNLPNDIRAVSKVVDQPAAALVKDLKQRGMLDDTLVVWGGEFGRTVYCQGPLSADNYGRDHHGRCFTVWMAGAGLKPGFSYGTTDDFGYNIVENPVHIHDLNATVLHLLGIDHERLTFKYQGRDFRLTDVHGHVVRDLLA, via the coding sequence ATGGACCCAGCCCGTGAGTATCGGTTGTTGATGACGCGCCGGCAGTTGCTGGGGCGCATGGCGACGGGGATCGGGACGGCCGCGCTGGCGTCGCTGCTGAACCCGCGCCTGTTCGCGTCATCGCCGGACCTTGGGGGCGTCGCGGGTCGCGTGCCGCACTTCGCGCCGCGGGCGAAGCGCGTGATCTACATGTTCATGTCGGGCGGGCCGTCGCACCTGGACTTGTTCCAGCCGAAGCCCCGGCTGCGGGAGTTGCACGACACGGACCTGCCGGACTCGGTGCGGATGGGCCAGCGGATCACGGGGATGACGAGCGGGCAGGACCGCCTGCCGATCGCGGCGTCGCTGTTCGAGTTCCGGAGGCACGGGAGGTGCGGGGCGTGGGTATCGGAGTTGCTTCCGCACACGGCGTCGATCGTGGACGACCTGACATTCGTGCACACGGTGAACACGGAGGCGATCAATCACGATCCGGCGATCACGTACATTCAGACCGGAGCGCAGCAGCCCGGTCGGCCGAGCATGGGTGCGTGGCTGTCCTACGGTCTGGGGAGCGAGACGACCGCGCTGCCGGCGTTCGTGGTGATGATTTCGAACAGCGTGCCGCGGCCGACGCAGGCGTTGTTCGATCGGCTGTGGGGGGCGGGGTTCCTGCCGGCGGCGCACCAAGGGGTGAAGTTCCGCGGCGCGGGAGACCCGGTGCTGTACCTGTCGGACCCGCCGGGGATCGACCGTGAGCGGCGTCGGCGGATGATCGATACGGCGAACTCGCTGAACCGGATGGCGCACGAGGCGTTCGGCGATCCTGAGATCAACGCGCGGATCCAGCAGTACGAGATGGCGTACTCGATGCAGGAGTCGGTGCCGGACCTGGCGGACCTGGCGGACGAGCCATCATCGACGTTCGAGTTGTACGGGCCGGACTCGCGCACGCCGGGGACGTTCGCGGCCAACTGCCTGCTTGCGCGAAGGCTGTGCGAGCGCGGGGTGCGTTTCGTGCAGTTGTTCCACCGCGACTGGGACCACCACGGGAACCTGCCGAACGACATCCGGGCGGTGTCGAAGGTGGTGGACCAGCCGGCGGCGGCGCTGGTGAAGGACCTGAAGCAGCGCGGCATGCTTGACGACACGCTGGTGGTCTGGGGCGGGGAGTTCGGCCGGACGGTGTACTGCCAGGGGCCGCTGTCGGCGGACAACTACGGGCGCGATCACCACGGGCGGTGCTTCACGGTATGGATGGCGGGGGCGGGGCTGAAGCCGGGGTTCTCGTACGGGACGACGGACGATTTCGGGTACAACATCGTCGAGAACCCGGTGCACATCCACGACCTGAACGCCACGGTCCTTCACCTGCTCGGGATCGACCACGAGCGGCTGACGTTCAAGTACCAGGGGCGGGACTTCAGGCTGACGGACGTGCACGGGCATGTCGTGCGGGATCTGCTGGCGTAG